The Pontibacillus halophilus JSM 076056 = DSM 19796 genome includes a region encoding these proteins:
- the secA2 gene encoding accessory Sec system translocase SecA2, with translation MLDTMKHLLGDKSSRQLKPYYQTVERIYSLEAETASLSDEQLQYKTVEFKSRIESGETLDSLKVEAFAVVREAAKRVLGMRPYDVQLIGGLALWEGNIAEMATGEGKTLVATLPGYLRALEGKGVHIITANEYLAARDYELIRPLQEYLGLTVGLNLPGISIEEKKAAYHADLTYGIGTEFGFDYLRDNMAKSQDQQVQRPYHYALIDEVDSVLVDEAKTPLIIAGKMQASKNLHGVCAMLARSFVVDEDYFFDAQMRVTSLSEEGIAKIERAFGIQNLFDMEHQTLYHYVIQAVRAHSIFERDVDYIVDEGEIKLVDMFTGRVMDGRTLSDGLHQALEAKEGLELTEENKTQATITVQNYFRMYPVLSGMTGTAKTEEKEFQHTYGMDVLAIPTNKPVIRDDMEDLVFGKKEEKYDAIVEAVKARHATGQPILIGTTSILQSEEIATSLDKANISYELLNAKSVEQEVQLISLAGQENQVTIATNMAGRGTDVMLGEGVAELGGLHVIGTERHESRRIDNQLKGRSGRQGDPGSSQFIISLEDELFERFGEEEVERKQKSLKTDDRGLILNKDIHKFVDTIQTIAQGNNFTIREFNLKLDDVVNDQRKVMYHMREQFLTSTNAIGYVQPYVREHLAHLVEQSCPEAMDPEDWDLATLEVHVNQFIPTVEVNLTEQQVEDVEDVKRTVQSSVRRYEAHVEEVKDNRSLQLRLSRAALTTIDQLWVRHLDMMNRLKEGIGLRQYQQEDPLRTYQNEGLDVFHHTLLEMKKEYTRSLAHIIHSFFTQQTNQEEEKDA, from the coding sequence ATGCTTGATACAATGAAGCACTTACTAGGAGACAAGTCATCAAGACAATTAAAGCCTTACTACCAAACAGTAGAAAGGATTTATTCATTAGAGGCAGAGACCGCTTCTTTATCAGATGAGCAACTTCAGTATAAGACAGTTGAATTTAAAAGCAGAATTGAGAGTGGTGAAACGCTTGACTCACTCAAGGTAGAGGCTTTTGCGGTCGTACGTGAGGCGGCAAAACGCGTCCTTGGCATGCGCCCCTATGATGTGCAGCTCATTGGTGGATTGGCACTATGGGAAGGAAATATTGCAGAGATGGCAACCGGAGAAGGAAAAACACTCGTAGCCACATTACCTGGTTATCTCCGTGCGCTAGAAGGCAAAGGTGTACATATTATTACAGCCAATGAATATTTGGCAGCGCGTGACTATGAGTTAATACGACCATTGCAGGAATACTTAGGGCTTACCGTTGGCCTTAATTTACCTGGCATAAGTATAGAAGAGAAAAAAGCAGCGTATCATGCTGATCTTACATATGGAATTGGTACAGAATTTGGGTTTGATTACTTACGGGACAACATGGCAAAAAGCCAAGACCAGCAAGTACAACGCCCATACCACTATGCATTGATTGACGAAGTAGATAGTGTATTGGTCGATGAGGCCAAAACCCCATTAATTATCGCAGGTAAAATGCAGGCGAGTAAAAACCTTCACGGAGTTTGCGCCATGCTTGCACGTTCTTTCGTTGTAGATGAGGATTATTTCTTTGATGCACAAATGCGTGTTACCTCCCTTTCTGAAGAAGGCATTGCGAAAATAGAGCGTGCATTCGGAATACAGAACCTGTTTGATATGGAGCACCAGACGCTCTACCATTATGTCATTCAAGCTGTCCGTGCCCACAGTATTTTTGAACGCGATGTAGACTATATTGTAGATGAAGGTGAAATTAAGCTCGTTGATATGTTTACTGGACGTGTTATGGATGGACGCACTTTATCAGACGGGCTTCATCAGGCTCTTGAAGCAAAAGAAGGATTGGAACTGACTGAAGAAAATAAAACCCAAGCGACGATTACTGTTCAAAACTACTTTCGTATGTACCCTGTACTCTCCGGTATGACAGGCACGGCTAAGACAGAAGAAAAGGAATTTCAACATACGTATGGCATGGACGTTCTTGCAATACCAACAAATAAGCCTGTCATCCGAGACGACATGGAAGATTTAGTGTTTGGGAAGAAAGAAGAAAAATACGATGCCATTGTAGAAGCCGTGAAAGCAAGACACGCTACCGGTCAGCCAATTTTAATTGGAACAACCTCCATATTGCAATCCGAAGAAATCGCAACCTCTCTAGATAAAGCGAACATTTCGTATGAGCTATTGAATGCAAAAAGTGTCGAACAAGAAGTTCAACTCATTTCACTTGCCGGACAAGAAAATCAAGTTACGATTGCGACAAATATGGCAGGGCGAGGAACAGACGTCATGCTAGGAGAAGGTGTAGCGGAGTTAGGCGGGCTTCACGTGATTGGAACAGAACGACACGAATCACGTCGTATTGATAATCAATTGAAAGGTCGTTCAGGTCGACAGGGTGATCCAGGATCTTCTCAATTCATCATTTCACTTGAGGACGAATTGTTTGAACGCTTTGGAGAGGAAGAAGTAGAACGTAAACAGAAATCGCTGAAAACGGATGACCGAGGACTTATTCTCAATAAAGATATCCATAAATTTGTCGATACAATCCAGACAATTGCACAGGGAAATAATTTCACCATTCGTGAATTCAACTTAAAATTAGATGATGTAGTGAATGACCAACGCAAAGTCATGTATCACATGAGAGAGCAGTTCCTAACGTCTACAAATGCCATTGGTTACGTACAGCCCTACGTGAGGGAACATCTTGCACATCTTGTGGAGCAATCTTGTCCAGAAGCGATGGACCCAGAGGATTGGGACCTCGCTACGCTTGAAGTCCATGTGAACCAATTCATCCCAACCGTTGAAGTCAATTTGACCGAGCAACAAGTTGAGGATGTAGAAGATGTTAAGCGCACCGTTCAATCTTCCGTACGTCGTTATGAGGCACACGTTGAAGAAGTCAAAGACAACAGATCTTTACAATTACGCCTTAGTCGAGCTGCTCTTACCACTATCGATCAACTATGGGTTCGTCACCTTGACATGATGAATCGATTGAAGGAAGGCATTGGCCTAAGACAATACCAACAAGAAGACCCGTTACGTACGTATCAAAATGAGGGATTGGATGTCTTCCACCACACACTACTTGAAATGAAGAAAGAGTATACGCGTTCACTTGCGCATATCATTCACTCCTTCTTTACTCAACAAACGAACCAAGAGGAGGAAAAAGATGCTTAA
- a CDS encoding accessory Sec system S-layer assembly protein: protein MLNFLKRKKDSEQQSTYDPSVVSAEELVDGASSSGMDEDVYTELSLHPQWKVTEEDNYVYRFKNNQAPAMKPNQISLFVLDVMHKENELTVEAFVRSSLNKKIQLQTTNLMLMQEDGKKLGRKAFSLFELGDLPPQSSRPCMFTFQQQDLIVPLEEISSSDIKLVFEFKKTTPKHALDLEESWKQSMADEDISKLQAFSSSLKPLKPGEVNFLGIQVRQQSTGDLSVTLLIRNGSDKTMSLQNLPLQVEDANGDLIAKGTFTLQDFTIKANTSKPWTFIFPASMLKQEEFNLDSWRVSPFQYDD, encoded by the coding sequence ATGCTTAACTTCCTAAAACGCAAAAAAGACAGCGAACAACAATCAACTTACGACCCATCTGTTGTTTCAGCGGAAGAATTAGTAGATGGAGCATCCTCTTCCGGTATGGATGAAGACGTCTACACAGAACTCTCTTTACACCCTCAGTGGAAGGTTACCGAAGAGGACAACTACGTATATCGCTTTAAGAACAATCAGGCACCCGCAATGAAGCCAAATCAGATTTCGTTGTTTGTATTGGATGTGATGCACAAGGAAAACGAGCTTACTGTTGAGGCGTTTGTACGAAGCTCACTGAATAAGAAGATCCAGCTTCAAACAACCAACCTGATGTTAATGCAAGAAGACGGTAAGAAACTTGGACGCAAAGCATTTAGTTTATTTGAGTTAGGTGACTTGCCTCCTCAGTCAAGCAGGCCTTGTATGTTTACGTTTCAGCAACAGGATCTAATTGTACCTTTAGAAGAAATCTCTTCCTCAGACATAAAACTTGTATTTGAGTTTAAAAAAACCACGCCGAAGCATGCGCTTGATCTAGAAGAAAGCTGGAAGCAATCGATGGCAGATGAAGACATCTCTAAACTGCAGGCATTTTCATCTTCATTAAAGCCACTAAAGCCTGGTGAAGTCAACTTTCTTGGCATACAAGTGCGTCAGCAATCTACTGGCGATTTATCTGTCACACTCCTTATTCGGAACGGCAGTGATAAAACAATGAGTCTTCAAAACCTGCCTCTTCAAGTGGAGGACGCAAACGGTGACCTAATTGCCAAAGGAACCTTTACCTTACAAGATTTCACGATTAAAGCGAATACGAGTAAACCTTGGACGTTTATCTTTCCGGCATCTATGTTAAAACAGGAAGAATTTAATTTAGACAGCTGGAGAGTTTCACCTTTTCAATATGATGATTGA
- a CDS encoding VanZ family protein, producing the protein MRKWTYWCYPALWMLVIFYSSSTPYQDQSMKPFLSEYVNLSFLKPVLEPINFTYHHTTVSVESLGVNGVVEFIVRKGAHFVSFGLLALLLYIAVKKSGAVWSIAFVSSLTVTLMYAIFDEVHQGFTPNRTPFYGDVIIDVLGALFIIGCIVLGRKR; encoded by the coding sequence ATGAGAAAATGGACCTATTGGTGTTACCCTGCTTTATGGATGCTCGTCATATTTTATTCTTCTTCGACACCCTATCAAGACCAAAGCATGAAACCCTTTCTTTCTGAATATGTAAATCTGTCGTTTTTAAAACCAGTACTTGAACCGATTAACTTTACGTATCACCACACTACCGTTAGCGTTGAGTCACTCGGGGTGAATGGGGTAGTTGAATTTATCGTACGTAAAGGCGCGCATTTTGTTTCATTTGGCTTGTTGGCTCTTTTGCTTTATATAGCTGTGAAGAAGTCTGGTGCAGTGTGGAGCATCGCTTTCGTTTCTAGTCTAACGGTTACGCTGATGTACGCAATCTTTGATGAGGTCCACCAAGGGTTCACACCAAATCGTACCCCGTTTTACGGAGACGTAATCATCGACGTGTTGGGAGCACTGTTCATCATAGGGTGTATAGTTCTAGGTCGAAAGAGATGA
- the galU gene encoding UTP--glucose-1-phosphate uridylyltransferase GalU: protein MTVKKAIIPAAGLGTRFLPATKAMPKEMLPIVDKPTIQYIVEEAIESGIEDIIIVTGKGKRAIEDHFDNSFELEENLIKKGKLELLEKVKQSAKVEIHYIRQKEPKGLGHAVWCARKFIGNEPFAVLLGDDIVQSDKPCLKQLIEQYEETGSSVVGVQPVPEEETHRYGVVDSKSAEGKLHEVSQFVEKPEQGTAPSNLAIMGRYILTPEIMDFLEEQHIGAGGEVQLTDAIQKLNELQKVYAYEFAGDRYDVGEKLGFIKTTLELALKNDELKDDLYDFLQEILEENKIKQ, encoded by the coding sequence ATGACTGTCAAGAAAGCCATTATACCTGCAGCCGGCCTTGGAACACGCTTTCTACCTGCTACAAAGGCAATGCCTAAGGAAATGTTACCTATTGTCGATAAACCTACCATTCAATATATTGTAGAGGAAGCCATTGAGTCTGGTATTGAAGACATTATTATTGTAACAGGTAAAGGAAAGCGTGCAATTGAAGACCACTTTGATAATTCTTTTGAACTAGAAGAGAATTTGATTAAAAAAGGAAAACTCGAGTTACTTGAGAAAGTCAAGCAGTCTGCTAAAGTAGAAATTCACTATATTCGCCAGAAAGAACCTAAAGGTCTTGGTCATGCTGTGTGGTGTGCTCGTAAATTTATCGGAAACGAGCCTTTTGCCGTCCTACTAGGCGATGATATTGTTCAGTCTGATAAGCCTTGCCTGAAGCAGCTTATTGAACAATATGAAGAAACAGGTTCATCTGTTGTTGGAGTACAGCCAGTTCCAGAAGAAGAGACACATCGTTACGGAGTTGTCGATTCTAAATCTGCAGAAGGAAAGCTTCATGAAGTGAGTCAATTTGTCGAGAAACCCGAACAAGGGACAGCTCCTTCTAACCTGGCAATTATGGGGCGCTACATCCTAACGCCTGAAATCATGGATTTCCTAGAAGAGCAACATATCGGAGCTGGTGGCGAAGTACAACTAACGGACGCCATCCAGAAATTAAATGAACTACAGAAAGTGTACGCTTATGAATTTGCCGGAGACCGTTATGACGTAGGTGAAAAGCTTGGCTTCATTAAGACTACCCTTGAGTTGGCACTTAAGAACGATGAACTTAAAGACGACTTGTACGATTTCTTACAGGAAATTCTTGAAGAAAATAAAATAAAACAATAG
- the pulA gene encoding type I pullulanase, producing the protein MKSRQKSFSIILVVAMLLQIVLSPIGVWAAEETLQSPTVNGDGEVTFNFKGSNEVQTDVHLRGNLTDWDEGKKMTKGQDDVWSLTLSDVEPGDYEYKFYYDGVWVTDPLNEKTANGNSVVSVPGLTTSMSTEVEAGQSLSLEASFLKADGTSEPVQPNWSLKEQVAGVTIENGEVITTSDATGTFTLLAQYNNGMLEHTVAIQEKSQTYTYTINYFRYDQQANSWNLWLWEDGQDGGSYGFETVTEDGFAQGTYEIESKVLNILPRLGEWEAKDMEVKAEIPSGESSVEVWLVEGDDTVYYSKDRVNTGDSIQTAYADAMDAIYVHTSAALEEGKLSTFTLRNETEGKNVEVKASKVTETKAELTLIDGKLDVTNLYSVNNDQFSKQEVTMRKILDDPQFYYSGVDLGLTYSNDESTFKVWAPTATSVSVSLYDEAGTYNENGVVTDHSDGEERIMKRSNNGVWDLTVAQDLAGSYYMYKVEFADGTANYVVDPYARAVAANGQRTAVVPLEDTNPSVWNPDEKPPLPEPTDTILYEMQIRDFSIDEQAPFEHKGKYLAFTEEGLTDQEGNTIGIDHLKELGVTTVHLLPAYDFKTVNERTVDDPTSNNAKYNWGYDPQNYNVPEGSFATDPNDPSNRITEFKQMVQALHDNDIRVVMDVVYNHTFEVKNGPFNKIVPGYFYRKTETGKLANGSGVGNEVASERPMVRKYIKDSVRYWAEEYNVDGFRFDLMGLIDTPTMKELTDMLHDEVDPSILIYGEPWQAGGSVLPANLQTLKGSQKNNNFAVFNDNFRNAIKGGSDDASKGFATGASGNEEKVVKGVRGAIDDFTALPSETINYVTAHDNLNLWDKIVKTQGLEKELGFLDIKDGELQGESAKNFNSVEEAVEAATPYKQIIPEDVMSNETVKRSLLANGIVLLSQGIPFIHEGAEMLRSKYGDHNSYKSPDAVNAIQWENKAKFTEVFDYYKGLTKLRSEHPAFRMTSAETINQHLDVYHAENNVVAYTLNDYANNDTWNNIVVIYNANDGNQEVNLPSNGDWNVVVNDKQAGTESLNTINGNTASVSGLSMMVLYDEEQSYTPTPSSIQVEPTLIGLEPGDVRTIKAKVLDQKGNPMAESLTLSSSDDSVVKASGLKLEAISNGEATIQVQAGDLRQEIAVKVDTFIPSSITLTGDSSLYEGKSTQLMASVNDQFEQKMRNPDLTWSSDDPSVASVNAYGEVTGHGVGKTTITVQAGDKKATMELTVKEYKQKYVQFTYEREDGNYDGWNLWTWQTGVEDGEKIFERITEAGARTTFEISPEATSVGFIVRRGNWEEKDYGGDRYIPIHPDETLTKVHVTSGEEAIHVVPAVTGPKLEDGEVTFYYRDPERYKANGMGTIDNVQVKVGTDTYDMMYDSKNEYYTFTLEELEEGTINYTFLVHDDGKTAEVKDPYNESSSIEYSIPDFNIDATITPETVSYDENAVLHIEATSEEDVSIEEAYVDETAVGGDSNQPIDIQLMRHTISISQSVAPGQKTLPIKLIDEFGNAHNAQATVTVVEKEDDDFDWDESRIYFMLTDRFHNGDSTNDDPNGMDYDTSHPETYHGGDFQGIIDKLDYLEELGINTIWITPIVDNIEWDLRHNKDGSQFGYHGYWAEDFTSIDEHLGDLNKFKELIDKAHDRDMKIMVDVVLNHAGYGMNAKETEDIKEFPTEKERSVFEGMLRDGGTDVVKGELAGLPDFRTEDENVRNQLIQWQADWIEQARTERGDTIDYFRVDTVKHVEDTTWKAFKNELTKRKPDFKLIGEYYGGSSQNTGGYLNDGEMDSLLDFDFKHQAERFVKGDLEGAQEELEKRNSTINDTYMLGQFLSSHDEDGFLATALEGDRSKFKVAATLQITAKGQPVIYYGEELGLSGKSARDMDKGEFSKNRYDMDWSLATEENDLLRHYQSLLHARDKYSDVFSKGTRSTVAGGNDQGYLVFQREYKGDSVLVGLNTTNEAKEVTFHVPFEANTKVEDIYSNQRIDVTEGKQVTMTLPSRSQGGTVILGTKVNQESDDDDEENGTGKGDEQEEEENRERFKPRQIVKLLWYKWMALFEEGGDHSSNSEQGSHPLSRFIKGIFSMFAFK; encoded by the coding sequence ATGAAAAGTAGGCAAAAGTCGTTTTCGATTATTCTAGTGGTTGCCATGCTTCTTCAAATCGTTTTGTCACCAATAGGGGTTTGGGCGGCAGAAGAGACTTTACAAAGTCCAACGGTAAATGGAGATGGCGAAGTAACATTCAACTTTAAAGGTTCAAATGAAGTTCAAACCGATGTTCACTTGAGAGGGAATCTGACAGATTGGGACGAAGGAAAGAAGATGACGAAAGGACAGGATGATGTATGGTCCCTTACATTATCAGACGTAGAGCCAGGAGATTATGAATATAAATTCTATTACGATGGTGTATGGGTGACAGATCCGTTGAACGAGAAGACTGCGAACGGAAACAGTGTGGTATCCGTGCCAGGGCTAACGACATCAATGTCAACAGAAGTTGAAGCTGGCCAATCGCTATCCTTAGAGGCCAGTTTTCTTAAAGCTGATGGTACGAGTGAGCCTGTACAACCAAACTGGTCGTTAAAAGAGCAGGTTGCAGGTGTCACAATTGAAAATGGTGAAGTTATAACAACCAGTGACGCAACAGGTACATTCACTCTTCTTGCACAGTATAACAATGGAATGCTTGAGCATACAGTTGCCATACAAGAAAAGAGCCAAACGTATACGTATACGATTAATTACTTTCGCTATGATCAACAAGCGAATAGTTGGAACTTGTGGCTCTGGGAAGATGGACAGGATGGAGGTTCATACGGATTTGAGACTGTGACAGAGGATGGCTTCGCACAAGGTACGTATGAAATTGAATCGAAGGTATTAAATATCCTCCCGCGACTCGGGGAATGGGAAGCAAAAGACATGGAGGTAAAGGCGGAGATACCAAGTGGAGAATCGTCTGTTGAAGTTTGGCTAGTCGAGGGAGATGATACCGTCTATTATTCTAAGGATCGTGTAAACACAGGAGACTCCATCCAGACGGCTTATGCTGATGCGATGGATGCGATTTACGTGCATACTTCTGCTGCACTGGAAGAAGGGAAGCTTAGCACGTTTACACTTCGGAACGAAACAGAAGGCAAAAATGTTGAAGTGAAAGCCTCTAAAGTGACTGAGACAAAAGCGGAACTAACGTTAATAGACGGGAAGCTAGATGTGACGAACCTTTATTCCGTCAATAACGACCAGTTTTCTAAACAAGAAGTCACAATGCGAAAAATCCTCGATGACCCTCAGTTTTATTATAGTGGGGTCGATTTAGGATTAACGTATTCTAATGATGAGAGCACCTTTAAAGTGTGGGCACCTACTGCAACGAGCGTGTCCGTATCTTTATATGATGAAGCAGGCACTTACAACGAGAATGGGGTGGTTACAGATCATTCAGATGGAGAGGAACGTATTATGAAACGTTCCAATAATGGGGTATGGGATTTGACTGTAGCCCAAGACCTTGCAGGCAGCTATTACATGTATAAGGTTGAATTTGCGGATGGCACAGCCAACTACGTTGTGGACCCATATGCTCGAGCGGTCGCTGCGAATGGACAACGGACAGCAGTTGTTCCATTGGAGGATACGAATCCATCCGTTTGGAATCCGGATGAGAAGCCCCCGCTCCCTGAGCCAACAGACACGATTTTATACGAGATGCAAATCCGTGACTTTTCAATCGATGAACAAGCTCCATTTGAGCATAAAGGGAAATATCTTGCCTTTACAGAGGAAGGATTAACAGACCAAGAAGGTAACACAATTGGCATAGATCACTTAAAGGAACTAGGCGTTACAACGGTTCACTTGCTGCCAGCGTATGATTTTAAGACGGTTAACGAACGGACTGTTGATGATCCTACCTCAAACAATGCAAAGTATAACTGGGGGTACGACCCACAAAATTACAATGTCCCCGAAGGTTCGTTTGCAACAGATCCTAACGATCCAAGCAATCGAATTACTGAATTCAAGCAAATGGTACAAGCTCTTCATGACAACGACATTCGAGTCGTTATGGATGTAGTTTACAATCATACGTTTGAGGTGAAGAATGGGCCGTTTAACAAAATTGTACCAGGTTATTTCTATAGAAAGACGGAAACTGGTAAGCTTGCGAATGGTTCTGGCGTAGGGAACGAAGTCGCCTCAGAACGCCCTATGGTACGGAAGTATATTAAAGATTCTGTTCGCTATTGGGCTGAGGAATATAATGTTGACGGCTTCCGCTTTGATTTAATGGGATTAATTGATACACCTACTATGAAAGAACTAACTGATATGCTCCATGACGAAGTTGACCCATCCATTCTCATCTACGGTGAACCGTGGCAAGCTGGGGGTTCTGTCCTCCCTGCCAACTTACAAACACTAAAGGGCTCACAGAAGAATAATAACTTCGCTGTGTTTAACGATAACTTCCGAAATGCGATTAAAGGTGGAAGTGATGATGCATCTAAGGGATTTGCAACTGGGGCAAGTGGCAACGAAGAAAAGGTTGTTAAAGGAGTAAGAGGGGCAATTGATGACTTTACAGCTCTTCCATCTGAGACCATTAATTATGTCACGGCCCATGATAATTTAAATCTATGGGACAAGATTGTGAAGACGCAAGGATTAGAAAAAGAATTAGGTTTCCTCGATATTAAGGACGGGGAGCTTCAAGGCGAGAGTGCCAAGAATTTTAATTCGGTTGAAGAAGCTGTCGAAGCAGCTACACCTTATAAGCAAATCATTCCAGAAGATGTTATGAGCAATGAGACGGTGAAACGTTCCTTGTTAGCGAATGGAATTGTTCTTTTGTCTCAAGGGATTCCATTTATACATGAAGGGGCAGAAATGCTTCGTTCCAAGTATGGTGACCACAACAGTTATAAGAGTCCAGACGCTGTAAACGCTATTCAATGGGAAAATAAGGCGAAGTTTACTGAAGTATTTGATTACTACAAAGGGCTAACGAAACTTCGCTCGGAACATCCAGCGTTTCGAATGACGTCGGCTGAAACCATTAATCAGCATCTGGACGTCTATCATGCTGAGAACAATGTTGTCGCCTACACACTAAACGACTACGCCAACAACGATACGTGGAACAACATTGTCGTCATCTACAATGCTAACGACGGCAATCAGGAAGTAAATCTTCCTTCTAATGGAGATTGGAACGTGGTCGTCAATGACAAACAAGCAGGAACCGAATCGTTGAATACGATTAACGGAAATACTGCTTCTGTTTCAGGTTTGTCTATGATGGTGCTGTATGACGAAGAACAGTCCTATACGCCGACACCTTCTTCCATACAGGTCGAACCTACATTGATAGGATTGGAGCCTGGAGATGTTCGCACTATTAAAGCAAAGGTTCTTGACCAAAAAGGAAATCCAATGGCCGAATCACTAACGTTAAGCTCATCAGACGATTCAGTTGTGAAAGCGAGTGGTCTAAAGCTGGAGGCAATAAGCAATGGGGAAGCAACCATTCAAGTTCAAGCGGGTGATTTACGTCAGGAAATTGCGGTAAAAGTAGATACATTCATACCAAGCAGCATTACGTTAACAGGGGATTCTTCTCTTTATGAAGGAAAATCAACTCAGTTAATGGCATCTGTAAACGATCAGTTTGAACAGAAAATGCGTAATCCCGACTTAACGTGGAGTTCTGATGACCCTTCTGTAGCGAGTGTGAATGCGTATGGGGAAGTCACAGGGCACGGAGTTGGGAAGACAACGATTACCGTTCAAGCGGGAGACAAGAAAGCAACCATGGAGCTGACCGTAAAAGAATACAAGCAAAAATATGTCCAGTTCACGTATGAAAGAGAAGATGGCAACTATGATGGTTGGAACCTGTGGACTTGGCAGACAGGAGTAGAAGATGGTGAAAAAATATTTGAAAGGATAACGGAAGCTGGGGCTAGAACAACGTTTGAGATTAGTCCAGAAGCTACTTCTGTAGGATTTATCGTTCGAAGGGGAAACTGGGAAGAGAAAGACTATGGTGGAGATCGCTATATCCCAATACATCCCGACGAAACCCTCACAAAGGTTCATGTTACGAGCGGTGAAGAAGCTATTCATGTCGTTCCGGCAGTTACAGGACCGAAGCTTGAGGATGGAGAGGTCACGTTTTATTACCGAGACCCAGAACGCTATAAAGCAAATGGTATGGGGACGATTGACAATGTACAAGTGAAGGTTGGAACTGACACGTATGACATGATGTATGATTCAAAGAATGAGTACTATACGTTTACCCTAGAAGAGCTTGAGGAAGGCACAATCAATTACACCTTCCTTGTACATGATGATGGAAAGACCGCTGAAGTCAAAGACCCATACAATGAGTCGTCTTCTATTGAGTATTCCATCCCAGATTTCAACATTGATGCAACGATAACTCCAGAAACCGTAAGCTATGATGAGAATGCTGTTCTTCACATTGAAGCAACCTCTGAAGAAGATGTTTCCATCGAAGAAGCTTATGTAGATGAGACAGCTGTAGGTGGAGATTCCAATCAACCTATTGATATTCAGTTGATGAGGCACACCATCTCTATTTCACAATCAGTTGCTCCTGGCCAAAAGACGTTACCTATTAAGCTTATAGATGAATTTGGCAATGCGCATAATGCACAGGCAACCGTAACGGTTGTTGAAAAAGAAGATGATGATTTCGATTGGGATGAGTCGAGAATTTACTTTATGTTAACCGATCGCTTCCACAATGGAGATTCTACGAACGATGATCCGAATGGTATGGACTACGATACGAGTCATCCAGAAACCTATCATGGAGGGGATTTCCAGGGGATTATCGACAAACTTGATTATTTAGAGGAACTAGGGATTAACACGATTTGGATTACTCCAATCGTAGATAACATTGAATGGGATTTGCGTCACAACAAAGATGGCTCTCAATTTGGCTACCATGGCTATTGGGCAGAAGATTTCACCTCCATTGATGAACACCTTGGTGACCTGAACAAGTTTAAGGAGTTAATTGATAAAGCCCATGACCGTGATATGAAGATTATGGTGGATGTGGTGTTAAATCACGCAGGTTATGGCATGAATGCGAAAGAGACAGAAGATATTAAAGAATTCCCAACTGAGAAGGAGCGTTCAGTGTTCGAGGGTATGCTCCGTGACGGCGGTACAGACGTTGTTAAAGGAGAATTAGCCGGACTACCGGACTTTAGGACAGAAGATGAGAATGTACGTAACCAGCTTATCCAATGGCAAGCGGACTGGATTGAGCAAGCTCGAACCGAACGCGGCGATACCATTGACTACTTCCGTGTAGATACTGTGAAACATGTAGAAGACACTACATGGAAAGCGTTCAAAAATGAACTGACGAAGAGGAAACCAGATTTTAAGCTTATCGGCGAATATTATGGAGGGAGCTCTCAAAATACAGGCGGCTATCTAAACGATGGCGAGATGGACTCCCTTCTTGATTTTGACTTTAAGCATCAGGCCGAAAGATTCGTTAAAGGGGATCTAGAAGGTGCCCAGGAGGAGCTAGAGAAGCGAAACTCAACGATTAACGATACTTACATGCTTGGACAGTTTTTGAGTAGCCATGATGAAGATGGATTTTTGGCAACGGCACTCGAAGGAGATCGAAGTAAATTCAAAGTTGCTGCTACTCTCCAAATTACGGCCAAGGGACAGCCGGTGATTTACTATGGTGAAGAACTTGGCTTGTCTGGTAAATCAGCTCGTGATATGGATAAGGGTGAATTTTCTAAGAATCGTTACGATATGGATTGGAGTCTCGCTACAGAAGAGAATGACTTGTTGAGGCATTATCAGTCATTGTTGCATGCGCGTGACAAGTATTCTGATGTATTTAGCAAGGGGACTCGCTCTACTGTTGCTGGTGGAAATGACCAAGGTTATCTCGTATTTCAGCGGGAATACAAAGGAGATTCGGTATTGGTCGGTCTAAATACAACGAATGAAGCGAAAGAAGTAACTTTCCATGTGCCATTCGAAGCAAATACAAAAGTGGAGGATATCTATTCAAACCAAAGAATTGACGTGACAGAAGGAAAGCAAGTAACGATGACTCTTCCATCTAGGTCCCAGGGTGGCACAGTCATACTAGGCACAAAAGTCAATCAAGAATCGGACGATGACGATGAAGAGAATGGAACTGGCAAAGGGGATGAACAGGAAGAGGAAGAAAATCGAGAACGATTCAAACCACGTCAAATTGTGAAGTTGCTATGGTATAAATGGATGGCCCTCTTTGAAGAAGGAGGCGACCATTCTTCTAACTCAGAGCAAGGATCACATCCATTATCAAGATTTATTAAAGGAATCTTCAGCATGTTCGCTTTTAAGTAG